The DNA segment GTTTATTTAGCATAAGTGTCACTTGATATATATTCCAGATCTCCAACactgagaaaatatattttttttatttagagtGATGAGGAAGTTCAAATGTGCATCTCTGAGATAATAGGAAGGACATATTTGCATCTTTATGGGAGTTGAGGAAGTGGTGAACAACATGAGAGCCATGATCTCAATgaagcagatttaaaaatataattgtgttacaacaaaaattaaattgtggATAgtagcaatttctttttcaatctgTAATCTTCATATTAATTGATTCATATTAATTGATTACTTTACCATTCTTACACAATTATTTGTTAAATATGTTAGAGACTCAGACTAAGCTTATATTTGTTGGCTTTACCTTCCAGAGGTGGTGTGGCTCTTTGTCTGAATTctcaaggaagaagaaatgggGAGGCTTTGGTTCGGTTTGTCAATTCTGAACAGAGAGACCTTGCCCTGGAAAGGCACAAGCATCACATGGGTAGCAGATACATTGAGGTAAAAAGTTGTGACTTGAAACAAACCTTTggagaaaaatctgaatattttagGCTATGttctcatttaaaatgaaactgcaCTTCCATTTTGCTCAAAGTGCCAAAACACAATTATCTTGCTCGTGAAAAGTGTATGTGGCTTAAAGCTGAAGATTGTGATTTCATGTGagttttttgttcttcctttcaAGGTTTACAAAGCAACTGGAGAAGAATTCTTAAAAATTGCAGGAGGTAAGTGATGGTGGAGTTCAATGTGATTACTTAAGTTCATAGGAATGTTGTtctagttgttttttttcctttactgagGATGCAAATGGATAATGAAGTAACTTTTCCTGTTTTGCCTTCCAAGAATATTTGACCCTGTCAAGTTCTGATTTCACGTGGTTGTAACTGAGCTGTGATGTTCACAGACAGGTCTTGGGAGGAAGACCAGCCTTTGCAGTGGAAGCATCCATGCATCTTGTATTCACACTAATCTCATCTTTGTTccaatttcattaaaatatgaaacactTGCAGGTTAAGAGGTTTTTCCTCAAAATAGATTGCTGAGAGTTAGTAGTGTCTTGGATCTTGTCTGGGTGTGTTGCTGGCTACTTGCCTCCTGTAATCTTCCTTaatatttctctgctgctgcatcctctgGAATTGAGTTCCCAGCACTGACCATATGTTCTTGGCTGACCATGTGCTGTTATCTCTCTACCAGGCACCTCCAATGAAGTGGCCCAGTTCCTATCCAAGGAAAATCAAGTTATTATCCGGATGAGAGGCCTTCCATTCACTGCTACTCAGGAAGATGTCTTGGGGTTCCTGGGGCCGGAGTGCCCCGTCACAGGAGGGAAAGAGGGACTTCTCTTTGTCAAGTACCCAGATGGCAGGCCCACAGGAGATGCATTTGTGTTATTTTCCTGTGAAGAATATGCACAGAATGCActtaaaaagcacaaagaaatacTTGGAAAACGTTACATTGAACTcttcaggagcacagcagcagaggtcCAACAGGTTGTAACTATTGGTTGTGAGACTCAAAACTGAGCAGCTGAAACATTTCTTCTAGCACTTGCACACAAATATGCTGTAGACAGCCATGAATGTTTATTATATGAAAAATGTCAAGAAAGACCAACACATGTTTCCTAATGGGCATGGAAAATTGTGCAGCACTGgtttttctttgtctgtttatttggggggggtgtgggggggtgtttattttgggttttttttaagctgccactgcttgggtgtttttttttttaaccatccTTCAGGCCATAAAGTAAAAATCAttgtataattttcttttccttaaaggTTGactgaaatcacaaaaataattctaaaaatacaGTAGATTGATAGTATTGTAGTAATGCTTCTTGAAAATCTGCAGTATTGTCTTTAAATGCTAGTCTCCATGTACAGAATTTCTAATATTAAATCCAAATCTGGATGCATGAAATGAGAAACTGATTTCTTGGAAGCTAAGAATTAAGAGGATATATCTGATTTTTTGGTGAaaggaagtgattttttttttcttgagataatatatttcctttttttcctatcctTCATCAGTTCCTATCATTACTTTCTTAAACTGGTaaaatcattttattttgtcaccTGTGCCTTGTCCCTATGAAAAACATCAcatattgtatttttcttcctgacacAGAACATTTCAGACTGGTGGCTCCAGAGGGAGCCACTGTTAGATTTGGTCTTATCTTTGCATAACCACTGGGAGACACTATTAGATTTGGTCTTGTCTTTACATAACCACACTCTATAAAAATGTAACACAGTTTTTGTGCAACCTGTAAGACAGGTGAAGCCTTCCTGAAGAAGGGATTGGGCAAGGGAAAGAATATCCACACTTATAGaccattgctgctgctgtgataCAGATACTACAACAGCTGAGAATCTGTGTGCTGTGAAGATTGGGAGGTGgcatttccccctcccccacGACTTCCCTCCTGAGAGAGAGTGAAACAAAATCCTCTAAGGAACAAAATCACTCTGTCACAGCCACCAAGTCTCTGTTTCCACTTTTTTTAGGGAGACCTGGATATGACTTATATTTGACTAATATGTCATTACTTCTTCCTCTATGAGAGCTGTCCATGCTGACACCTGAACTTCTTTGCTGCTTGGACAAGAGATTATTTCTTAGGGACTTACAGGCTACTTGTTTGAGTAATTACAAGAAGTAAAGCCAGCTCTCATCTGCTTAGTGTTAGTACAAAGTAATTGCAGTATTCTCTACACAACTGAGAGAGATTTCTGGCCTGAAATGCATTACAAGGAGATTCTTGAAACAAACTCCCAAAGCCAAATCACttttaacaaaattaaagaTTTGTAACCTGTTTTTTGGTACCCCTTTCAGTAGAATGTGTTTATTTGTGATAATCATcactaaaaatgtttttcagcagtAAGCCCCAACATGTGTCATATGTTCCCTTTGTCATTTGGAAATGAGTCAAGAGAAAATGTTGAGATAAAAGTCAAGTTATAGTCctatctttaatttttattttttcctcagaaactCTGTACTTGGAGATGAGCACTGGGGTTAAATAAATAAGCACCCTCACTTAACCAATCAGATTTTAGAATAAATTAGAATTAGTGCTTTTACTTACTAGCTATTTCAGGTCTCAGTTCAGTTCTCAGAATGGCTGTTTTTAATTTATCCTGATTTAACTAAGAACTGTATGTGGTGATACTGGCAATACTTTATCAGCACAGATGTGATTTTAGATGTTCCTTTTTGAGATACTGTAAGTATTTGGCTATTAACTTTTTTTATATTGACATGAGAAAACTTTGTTATTGTGGTCTAGCAAATTGAATTTGTTAGACTCCCCTTCTCTGAGTTTGAAATTTTTCAAACGCCCAACAGGAAACTAACTGCAATAATTTGGTGtaagaagggttttttttctatgatgTTGGAAATAGTATTGAgaactgctctgtgctcagacaGATGATTGACAGAtgattgtgggttttttgccAACAGGTACTTAATCGATACATGTCAACACCTCTGATTCCAACTCTTCCAACTCCCATCATCCCAGTCATCCCCCCACCTTACACCATTGCCACGGGCAGCATCCGGGACTGTGTCCGGCTCAGGGGCCTTCCTTACACGGCTGGCATTGATGACATCCTGGAATTTATGGGAGATGCCACAGGGGATATCAAGCCCCATGGAGTTCACATGGTCCTTAATCAGCAGGTAACAGCATTTTGCATGGAAGGAGTGACTTTGCAGTGATTGAACAGGTTAGAAGTCAGGGCAGCTTACCTGATCTTGGCTTTAGTTCTCTCCAACTTTGGGAAAATACAACATTCTCTTTGTCTGTCTTTGCTTCTTTGCctcatttctcttcctcttttacATACACCCTTGCATCAGCCTAGGGGAGATGAAGCTTGTTTTTGAATAACCTTATCCTGGAGGATGCTTTCAGCCAGAGGGTGGAGACACATGATAGAAATGTCTCCTTTAGATGGCATAGCTGCTCTGTCAGCTTCAGGGTTCCTGCTGTGTAGTTTGAGTGATCTTTGTGTCAAAATGAATTATTCTAACTTGATTAGCAGTTGCTCAGGCTTTAAAGAAAGTTAATAATTAGAAATAGTTGTTTGGGTATATTTTAATGATGTGATCATAGAGATATATTTTCCCTCTTGTGTTAAGAATAAGTTCTGAATGACAGAAATACTGAGgtattaaagaaaacaaatgagagATCTATTATATTTGTTtagagaggtttttttgtgtgtatttttttggTTAAGgaagttttttatattttatacagACTGGTATATTTGTCAGAGTGCAGAAAATCAGgcctggaaataattttctgacgTAGCTATGGACTTTACTAAAGGATCTTGAACTTTATGCTGTTGTACTATTACCTCAAAAGTAGTTATAAGGAAGGTAAAGCTAGGTTCTTCCTAGAAATTCACAGCAAAAGAATAAGAGACAGTGtgaataaattacatttaaaaaaaattccagttgggtataaagagaaaaaataaaatcacaatgAGAAATTAGCTAAGCACCTGAACAGGTTCCCAGAGGTGATATGgaatctccatccctggagatgctcAGATTGCAAGTGGAGAAGGCCATGAGTGGCCTGATGTAAACTGAAAGTTAGTCCTGCTTTGAACAGCTTTTGGATGAGAGTCCTCCAAATTTTTTTCCGTGCTACTGGTTCAATGATTGTTTCTTTCTGCAGAGGACTGAAGGAGCATTGTTTTAACTGGGCACTTGTTGCATGAGTCTTGATTTTTCTGCTCCTAAATAGAATTGTTGAGTGGTGAGTCACTCATGGCAGAGAAGGAATAACGATACAGGCTTTCAGTAGATGTTTGATTTAGTCCTTTTTGCATCTCTTGTGATCTGGGTGATTTAATAACAGACTGACCAACAACTATTTCCCTGCCTCCCCTAGGGACGACCGTCAGGTGATGCTTTTATCCAAATGAAATCTGCTGACAAAGCCTTTATGGTGGCtcaaaaatgtcacaaaaaaatGATGAAGGACCGTTATGTGGAAGTATTCCAGTGTTCTGGAGAGGAGATGAACTTTGTTTTAATGGGTGGCACTTTAAATCGTAGTGGCTTATCCCCACCGCCATGTAAGTTACCATGTAAGTCTCCAAttcttctgctctctgctgctaaAGGCTGACATGTGGTAGGTGCTGAAGCTTTGTGGCCTTTCACCTTTTGACTCGGGTTTTGCCATGATCAATAATCATCCATCTGTGTACATGCTAAGATTGGAATTGTTCCCTCTGGGCAATAATGGGACTGATCAGAGgcatttttattgtattttcgGTGGTGAGTAGAGGGCAGCAAGGCCTTGCCAGTGAAATTATTGCACACTTTGCTTTTTATGGGTGTACTGTtcttctgagctctgcagtAGACTTGCCTGTAGTGAAACCTACTTGGAATgagagggatttttaaaatggggAGGAGTTCTATATTCCAGCTGCCAATGAGTGCTCTTGCTATTTTGCCTCAGAGCATTGAGAAGGTACTCTTTGGGcttatttttgaaggaaatcaCCCACTGGGATGGTATACTAACCAACCACAGAGTGGTGAAGTTGGAtggattttatcttttttaagaTTACAGTAAACCTTACTGAGGAACTATATTGGAATTTTACTGTACCGTACTAATTAGTTTCAGTATCAAATCACAAAGCAGATACTGATGTGTATTTGCAAAATAGTAAAAAGCTGCCAAATATAgtataaaaaacaaatttgacTTCACACCAAGccaagtttatttttcctgtacaAATTAGGTATTTATTCATCAAAATGCATCAGACTAGTGGTCTAGTGGGGTATTCTCCCTTCCATTTGCTATGtcctaaaaatactttttgaaatAGTAGGAAGCTTATACATGGAGTCTCATGGTCAGCACTTATGGATGCCCATGTGTAGCTACTATTATGATGCTTTTGTCCCACAGAGTACAACTTCTGTTAGAAAACATGAGGGTGTGTTGGTGTGCACGCCTGCTTTCTCTATGCACATGGCTTTATGCTTTCTTTTAATACCTCTGAAGTTCCCTACTTTCCATTTACATATAGACAAGGTTGCTCAGCTCTAGGAGTTGAGAACTTTTAGGAATTACTCGTTCCAAATGCCCTGGTTGTTATTAGGGGAGATGTAGTAAAGGTCTCCAGGGGAGAGGCTAGAGAGCAGTGTTTGCTCAAGTGTTCATCAATCATGCCCAGATGGTTTTAATGACATTGCTGTAGGAGAGGAGTTACTCATCCGAGAGTTCTCCATTCTGATtgctttttgttgctgtgaCCTGGTTTGGTTTTAGGTCTTTCTCCACCAGCTTATGCTGCTTTCCAAACAGCAGCTGTGatccctgcagaggcagcagccctTTACCAGCCACAAGCCCTCTTGCCAACCACCAGGACGCCTCAggcctctgcagctgctcctcccactGTTACCTACtacccagcccaggctgctcagctTTACATGAACTACACAGCTTACTATCCCAGGTAACCCCGAGATTTCACTGCTTCTCTTGACCTCTCATCCCAGTGCAGCAGGTGTTGCCTGTGAACAGCTCTTACATTTGCAGTTCTGGTGTAGGTAATCCTGGGAATTTAGTGTTCAGCAACAGAGGCAGAAACCATTTTGACTGTTTCTCTGTGACCTTGTAGGGGGGTTCATCTCCTCTGTAGGTTCTGCTTGAATCTCATGATAATGTTGGCCTATTATTTcatagggtttttttggcaCTGGGGCAATGTCATCAAGGCATTTCTATTTCTTGGCCAAAAGAGAAGCTGTGTCAATATACACCTCTACCCTCACCTCTTAGTTTGTTCTTTTGCTTACGGTactgttttctgtgctgaaagacTCATCATAGGTGTGTACTAGGTTTGATTTTGTGTATCAGTGAAACCAAAGAGCATTTTTACATGTGAAAGCAAAGCAGATCTCcaccttttcccttcccacagaTGGTATCAGCATGAGTCACTGAAGTCTGGTACACGGGTTGTGGGGAAATAGCTTATTCACTATGGCTCCTAGGCTTGTGACACTTGCTAGCTTGAGTATCTGGTAATTTGCTAGATAGGCCGTGATAGAGATGGAGGTGCTAACTACTCACTGCTTTGTGGCTCAGAAATGCCAGATTTGGGCGTTGTCCTCATTGGAAACACTATGGCACGCCCCTCccctttatttctttgtgcttttattAATGATCTTAAAACAAGTCATCTGTAGCtacttttttctcctcccctgtGAAATAACAAATATCACTTCTTATGTCTTTAACTACCAATGTTAACtatttccccttccctcctttctctaAAAATAGATTGAGAGGctgaagagaaattttaaaagtccacAAAACAATCTAATCAGGACTGTTCGTTTTTCTGTGGTGTTTGGATTATTCTCAAATctaaattttcagtttcatctTTGTCTGTTCTGGGTAGTAGAACCAGTTTTTGTAACAATTttgctccctctctctctttcagtCCTCCAGTATCTCCTACCACGGTGGGGTACattgcagctcctccaggagctgtggcagctgcagccactgccacccACACTCCgatcctgccccagcctggagccttAGTCCGGATGCAGGGCTTGCCGTATAACACAGGAATGAAGGAG comes from the Ficedula albicollis isolate OC2 chromosome 11, FicAlb1.5, whole genome shotgun sequence genome and includes:
- the ESRP2 gene encoding epithelial splicing regulatory protein 2 isoform X1, giving the protein MTASHSDSLVVLFGATAGAYGAKLGSDERELVLLVWQVVDLPSKKVGTLHKSLVKADNLDLSDQCREVSGLTPEGLGKAEPLDRVLQQFSQLVSSDLKVLGRSSYTLCSDGQLLIRQVLHPETSKKNFLLSDCFYSFYDLRKEFHTCYPSSAAVKDQTIKTMAEYLGLGTDEAEEDFGVWQVKTMVAIIFSMLSEGCNHVFTEPETVKYKYETGPCSKSETVDSETVIRARGLPWQSSDQDIARFFKGLNIAKGGVALCLNSQGRRNGEALVRFVNSEQRDLALERHKHHMGSRYIEVYKATGEEFLKIAGGTSNEVAQFLSKENQVIIRMRGLPFTATQEDVLGFLGPECPVTGGKEGLLFVKYPDGRPTGDAFVLFSCEEYAQNALKKHKEILGKRYIELFRSTAAEVQQVLNRYMSTPLIPTLPTPIIPVIPPPYTIATGSIRDCVRLRGLPYTAGIDDILEFMGDATGDIKPHGVHMVLNQQGRPSGDAFIQMKSADKAFMVAQKCHKKMMKDRYVEVFQCSGEEMNFVLMGGTLNRSGLSPPPCKLPCLSPPAYAAFQTAAVIPAEAAALYQPQALLPTTRTPQASAAAPPTVTYYPAQAAQLYMNYTAYYPSPPVSPTTVGYIAAPPGAVAAAATATHTPILPQPGALVRMQGLPYNTGMKEILSFFQGYQYAPDDYNGLIQLSDQARSVLQAPKEWVCL
- the ESRP2 gene encoding epithelial splicing regulatory protein 2 isoform X4, with the protein product MTASHSDSLVVLFGATAGAYGAKLGSDERELVLLVWQVVDLPSKKVGTLHKSLVKADNLDLSDQCREVSGLTPEGLGKAEPLDRVLQQFSQLVSSDLKVLGRSSYTLCSDGQLLIRQVLHPETSKKNFLLSDCFYSFYDLRKEFHTCYPSSAAVKDQTIKTMAEYLGLGTDEAEEDFGVWQVKTMVAIIFSMLSEGCNHVFTEPETVKYKYETGPCSKSETVDSETVIRARGLPWQSSDQDIARFFKGLNIAKGGVALCLNSQGRRNGEALVRFVNSEQRDLALERHKHHMGSRYIEVYKATGEEFLKIAGGTSNEVAQFLSKENQVIIRMRGLPFTATQEDVLGFLGPECPVTGGKEGLLFVKYPDGRPTGDAFVLFSCEEYAQNALKKHKEILGKRYIELFRSTAAEVQQVLNRYMSTPLIPTLPTPIIPVIPPPYTIATGSIRDCVRLRGLPYTAGIDDILEFMGDATGDIKPHGVHMVLNQQGRPSGDAFIQMKSADKAFMVAQKCHKKMMKDRYVEVFQCSGEEMNFVLMGGTLNRSGLSPPPCKLPCLSPPAYAAFQTAAVIPAEAAALYQPQALLPTTRTPQASAAAPPTVTYYPAQAAQLYMNYTAYYPR
- the ESRP2 gene encoding epithelial splicing regulatory protein 2 isoform X3 — protein: MTASHSDSLVVLFGATAGAYGAKLGSDERELVLLVWQVVDLPSKKVGTLHKSLVKADNLDLSDQCREVSGLTPEGLGKAEPLDRVLQQFSQLVSSDLKVLGRSSYTLCSDGQLLIRQVLHPETSKKNFLLSDCFYSFYDLRKEFHTCYPSSAAVKDQTIKTMAEYLGLGTDEAEEDFGVWQVKTMVAIIFSMLSEGCNHVFTEPETVKYKYETGPCSKSETVDSETVIRARGLPWQSSDQDIARFFKGLNIAKGGVALCLNSQGRRNGEALVRFVNSEQRDLALERHKHHMGSRYIEVYKATGEEFLKIAGGTSNEVAQFLSKENQVIIRMRGLPFTATQEDVLGFLGPECPVTGGKEGLLFVKYPDGRPTGDAFVLFSCEEYAQNALKKHKEILGKRYIELFRSTAAEVQQVLNRYMSTPLIPTLPTPIIPVIPPPYTIATGSIRDCVRLRGLPYTAGIDDILEFMGDATGDIKPHGVHMVLNQQGRPSGDAFIQMKSADKAFMVAQKCHKKMMKDRYVEVFQCSGEEMNFVLMGGTLNRSGLSPPPCLSPPAYAAFQTAAVIPAEAAALYQPQALLPTTRTPQASAAAPPTVTYYPAQAAQLYMNYTAYYPSPPVSPTTVGYIAAPPGAVAAAATATHTPILPQPGALVRMQGLPYNTGMKEILSFFQGYQYAPDDYNGLIQLSDQARSVLQAPKEWVCL
- the ESRP2 gene encoding epithelial splicing regulatory protein 2 isoform X5; translation: MTASHSDSLVVLFGATAGAYGAKLGSDERELVLLVWQVVDLPSKKVGTLHKSLVKADNLDLSDQCREVSGLTPEGLGKAEPLDRVLQQFSQLVSSDLKVLGRSSYTLCSDGQLLIRQVLHPETSKKNFLLSDCFYSFYDLRKEFHTCYPSSAAVKDQTIKTMAEYLGLGTDEAEEDFGVWQVKTMVAIIFSMLSEGCNHVFTEPETVKYKYETGPCSKSETVDSETVIRARGLPWQSSDQDIARFFKGLNIAKGGVALCLNSQGRRNGEALVRFVNSEQRDLALERHKHHMGSRYIEVYKATGEEFLKIAGGTSNEVAQFLSKENQVIIRMRGLPFTATQEDVLGFLGPECPVTGGKEGLLFVKYPDGRPTGDAFVLFSCEEYAQNALKKHKEILGKRYIELFRSTAAEVQQVLNRYMSTPLIPTLPTPIIPVIPPPYTIATGSIRDCVRLRGLPYTAGIDDILEFMGDATGDIKPHGVHMVLNQQGRPSGDAFIQMKSADKAFMVAQKCHKKMMKDRYVEVFQCSGEEMNFVLMGGTLNRSGLSPPPCKLPCLSPPAYAAFQTAAVIPAEAAALYQPQALLPTTRTPQASAAAPPTVTYYPAQAAQLYMNYTAYYPSPPVSPTTVGYIAAPPGAVAAAATATHTPILPQPGALVRMQGLPYNTGMKEILSFFQGYQLQADSILMLYNFSGQPSGEALVTFPSLDLAKKAVAERNGQLLGSHCVQLYLV
- the ESRP2 gene encoding epithelial splicing regulatory protein 2 isoform X2, with the protein product MTASHSDSLVVLFGATAGAYGAKLGSDERELVLLVWQVVDLPSKKVGTLHKSLVKADNLDLSDQCREVSGLTPEGLGKAEPLDRVLQQFSQLVSSDLKVLGRSSYTLCSDGQLLIRQVLHPETSKKNFLLSDCFYSFYDLRKEFHTCYPSSAAVKDQTIKTMAEYLGLGTDEAEEDFGVWQVKTMVAIIFSMLSEDHVFTEPETVKYKYETGPCSKSETVDSETVIRARGLPWQSSDQDIARFFKGLNIAKGGVALCLNSQGRRNGEALVRFVNSEQRDLALERHKHHMGSRYIEVYKATGEEFLKIAGGTSNEVAQFLSKENQVIIRMRGLPFTATQEDVLGFLGPECPVTGGKEGLLFVKYPDGRPTGDAFVLFSCEEYAQNALKKHKEILGKRYIELFRSTAAEVQQVLNRYMSTPLIPTLPTPIIPVIPPPYTIATGSIRDCVRLRGLPYTAGIDDILEFMGDATGDIKPHGVHMVLNQQGRPSGDAFIQMKSADKAFMVAQKCHKKMMKDRYVEVFQCSGEEMNFVLMGGTLNRSGLSPPPCKLPCLSPPAYAAFQTAAVIPAEAAALYQPQALLPTTRTPQASAAAPPTVTYYPAQAAQLYMNYTAYYPSPPVSPTTVGYIAAPPGAVAAAATATHTPILPQPGALVRMQGLPYNTGMKEILSFFQGYQYAPDDYNGLIQLSDQARSVLQAPKEWVCL